Proteins co-encoded in one Thamnophis elegans isolate rThaEle1 chromosome 1, rThaEle1.pri, whole genome shotgun sequence genomic window:
- the TIMM13 gene encoding mitochondrial import inner membrane translocase subunit Tim13 yields MAAGGEFGSGASSGRLDPGALMEQVKVQIAVANAQELLQRMTDKCFRKCIGKPGSSLDNSEQKCIAMCMDRYMDAWNTVSRAYNSRLQRERANM; encoded by the exons ATGGCGGCGGGCGGCGAGTTCGGCTCCGGGGCGTCGTCGGGCCGGCTGGACCCGGGAGCGCTGATGGAGCAGGTCAAGGTGCAGATCGCCGTGGCCAACGCGCAGGAGCTGCTACAG aGGATGACCGACAAGTGTTTCAGGAAATGCATCGGGAAGCCCGGAAGCTCCCTGGACAACTCGGAGCAG aagtGCATCGCCATGTGCATGGACCGCTACATGGACGCCTGGAACACGGTTTCCCGCGCCTACAATTCCCGCCTGCAGAGGGAGCGGGCCAACATGTGA
- the TMPRSS9 gene encoding LOW QUALITY PROTEIN: transmembrane protease serine 9 (The sequence of the model RefSeq protein was modified relative to this genomic sequence to represent the inferred CDS: substituted 1 base at 1 genomic stop codon), producing the protein MGPPGINSKLALDRQTAQLLVGGGICRRAALATVLTSTAAALCIGILVYFLGKQETHFEHMAELRGIPYRSSLQQPRTGYSRLLTPILEQLFKSSFQNSPLDGSCSRCTILQYREGNASLIVRFHLCFSAPPPSPGIEMDILRRGLAAAVGIEGIRIPTYGTISAASLLGKNHLRVNSATLLFTGICPGEAFACHDGQCVAPGNLQCDGWKDCSDGSDEAGCDCGTRPAMRSATRIVGGSEALLGEFPWQVSLRESNEHFCGAAIVAARWLVSAAHCFNEFQDPRTWMAQAGTVRLSGGEGSRAQAKVLRILRHPSYNAESADYDAALLELAEPLTFSKYIQPVCLPAPSHWFPPGRKCLISGWGYLKEDFLVKPELLQKATVELLDQALCGNLYGSSVLTDQMMCAGYLEGKVDSCQGDSGGPLVCQEPSGRFFLAGIVSWGIGCAEARRPGVYTRVIRLWDWILETTAISRGPTASAIPGTGLHHSVPTVGTSAASLRHSRSTLNSASPPPSRPAATNPQSSGRAAGREXVEAGRPPPASTTAVPCSCAECGRRPGFSKPMKIVGGLEASQGEVPWQVTLKEGLQHFCGAAVIGERWLLSAAHCFNHTKVGHLTAFAGTTSLSATDTSSVKVGIQQVVLHPSYDPALLDFDVAVLELARPLRFGRYIQPICLPLAVHKFPVGRKCLVSGWGSLQDGNASQPENLHRAAVGILEQTTCEGLYNISLSDQMICAGFLEGKVDACQGDSGGPLACEETPGTFYLAGLVSWGAGCGQAKKPGVYTRITKLKSWILGITSPHLGTAEPLRSRTTAASTASGPEQRPTRLGPSASPASFTTPGQVVSASKATQLPDCGLVPAAAFSKIVGGSGAAQGEWPWQASLRLQRRQHACGAVVIAERWLLSAAHCFDLYSNPKTWVAVLGTPFLSGPDGQVGKIVRIHKHPFYNGYMLDYDVALLELAAPLRYTGSIWPICLPDRTHVFSEGGACVITGWGSTKEGGLVSMRLQKAVVQVIPEQDCRRFYPTQISSRMLCAGFPQGGVDSCSGDAGGPLACREPSGRWFLAGVTSWGYGCARPSFPGVYAKVTAVRGWIAQNLKA; encoded by the exons ATGGGACCACCAGGCATCAACTCAAAGCTGgcactagacagacagacagcacagCTCCTGGTTGGCGGTGGAATCTGCAGGCGGGCTGCCTTGGCCACTGTCCTCACAAGCACCGCGGCAGCCCTGTGTATCGGCATCCTTGTTT ATTTCCTGGGGAAGCAAGAAACCCACTTCGAGCACATGGCAGAGCTGCGAGGGATCCCCTACCGGAGCAGTTTGCAGCAGCCCAGGACTGGCTACTCCCGCCTGCTGACCCCTATTCTGGAGCAGCTG TTCAAAAGCAGCTTCCAGAACTCTCCCCTGGACGGCAGCTGCTCCAGGTGCACCATCTTGCAATACAG GGAGGGCAATGCCAGCCTCATTGTCCGCTTCCACCTCTGTTTCTCTGCACCGCCGCCCAGCCCTGGCATCGAAATGGACATCCTGAGGCGGGGACTAGCAGCAGCTGTGGGCATTGAGGGCATCAGGATACCCACTTATGGCACCATCTCAGCTGCTTCCCTCCTGG GGAAGAACCACCTCAGAGTCAATTCTGCCACTCTTTTGTTCACAGGAATCTGTCCAGGGGAGGCCTTTGCCTGCCACGATGGCCAGTGTGTAGCCCCAGGAAACCTGCAGTGTGACGGCTGGAAAGATTGCTCGGATGGTTCTGACGAGGCCGGGTGTG ATTGCGGGACCCGGCCAGCCATGCGATCCGCCACTCGGATCGTGGGCGGATCAGAGGCGCTGCTGGGCGAGTTCCCGTGGCAGGTCAGCCTGCGAGAGAGCAATGAACACTTCTGCGGGGCAGCCATTGTGGCGGCCAGGTGGCTGGTCTCCGCGGCACACTGCTTCAACGA GTTCCAGGACCCCCGCACATGGATGGCCCAGGCAGGCACTGTCCGGCTGAGTGGCGGTGAGGGCAGCCGGGCACAGGCCAAGGTGCTACGCATCCTCCGGCACCCCTCCTACAACGCAGAGAGCGCCGACTACGATGCAGCCCTGCTGGAGCTGGCGGAACCCCTCACCTTCAGCAAATACATCCAGCCCGTGTGCCTACCAGCCCCCTCCCACTGGTTCCCCCCCGGCAGGAAGTGCCTCATCTCTGGCTGGGGGTACCTGAAAGAAGACTTCT TAGTGAAGCCGGAGCTGCTCCAGAAAGCCACGGTGGAGCTGCTGGACCAGGCTCTGTGCGGCAACCTCTACGGCAGCAGTGTGCTCACCGACCAGATGATGTGCGCTGGCTACCTGGAGGGCAAGGTTGACTCTTGCCAG GGCGACTCCGGGGGGCCCCTGGTCTGCCAAGAGCCATCCGGGCGCTTCTTCCTGGCAGGGATAGTCAGCTGGGGGATTGGCTGTGCGGAGGCCAGGCGCCCAGGTGTTTATACTCGTGTGATCCGGCTCTGGGATTGGATCCTCGAGACCACGGCCATATCCAGGGGCCCCACTGCCTCAGCCATCCCAGGCACTGGGCTCCATCACTCGGTTCCAACCGTGGGCACAAGTGCAGCCAGTCTACGGCACTCCAGGTCCACCCTCAACtctgcctccccacccccaagcagACCGGCAGCCACGAACCCCCAGTCCTCAGGTAGGGCAGCTGGCAGGGAGTGAGTGGAGGCGGGTCGGCCCCCTCCTGCATCCACCACAGCTGTTCCCTGTTCATGTGCAGAGTGTGGTCGGCGGCCTGGTTTCTCCAAACCCATGAAAATTGTGGGTGGCCTGGAAGCATCCCAAGGGGAGGTCCCTTGGCAAGTCACCCTGAAAGAGGGTCTCCAGCATTTCTGTGGGGCCGCAGTCATTGGGGAGCGATGGCTGCTTTCAGCTGCACATTGTTTCAACCA CACCAAGGTGGGACACCTCACTGCCTTCGCAGGCACCACCTCACTCTCGGCCACAGACACCTCTTCTGTGAAGGTCGGCATCCAACAAGTGGTGCTCCACCCTTCGTATGACCCTGCCCTACTGGACTTCGATGTGGCAGTGCTGGAACTGGCCAGGCCGCTGCGCTTTGGCAGATACATCCAGCCTATCTGCCTCCCACTGGCCGTCCACAAGTTCCCTGTGGGCAGAAAGTGCCTGGTTTCAGGCTGGGGCAGCCTCCAGGATGGCAACG CTTCTCAGCCCGAGAACCTCCACCGAGCCGCAGTGGGGATCCTCGAGCAGACGACCTGCGAAGGACTGTACAACATTTCCCTCTCGGACCAGATGATCTGTGCGGGGTTCCTCGAGGGGAAAGTGGATGCCTGCCAG GGGGACTCAGGGGGACCACTGGCCTGTGAGGAGACCCCAGGAACCTTCTACTTGGCTGGGCTGGTGAGCTGGGGCGCTGGCTGCGGGCAGGCCAAGAAGCCGGGAGTCTACACCCGGATCACCAAGCTCAAGAGTTGGATCCTAGGCATCACTTCGCCCCATCTCGGCACCGCAGAGCCCCTCAGATCCAGGACCACCGCTGCCTCCACCGCCTCCGGCCCAGAGCAAAGGCCTACGCGCCTCGGCCCAAGCGCCAGCCCTGCCAGCTTCACCACACCCGGGCAGGTGGTCAGCGCCTCCAAGGCCACCCAGCTACCAG ACTGCGGCTTGGTCCCCGCTGCAGCCTTCAGCAAGATCGTGGGAGGAAGCGGTGCAGCGCAGGGCGAGTGGCCATGGCAGGCGAGCCTGCGGCTGCAGCGAAGGCAACACGCGTGTGGAGCCGTGGTGATTGCTGAGCGGTGGCTACTCTCGGCTGCCCATTGCTTTGACCT CTACAGCAACCCCAAGACGTGGGTGGCTGTCCTGGGGACACCCTTCCTGAGTGGCCCGGATGGGCAAGTGGGGAAGATTGTCCGGATCCACAAGCACCCCTTCTACAACGGCTACATGCTGGACTACGACGTGGCCCTGCTGGAGCTGGCCGCCCCCCTGAGATACACTGGCTCCATCTGGCCCATCTGCCTCCCAGACCGCACCCACGTCTTCAGCGAGGGCGGGGCCTGTGTCATCACCGGCTGGGGCTCCACCAAAGAGGGGG GCCTGGTGAGCATGCGCCTGCAAAAGGCCGTTGTCCAGGTGATCCCAGAGCAGGACTGCCGGAGGTTCTACCCCACCCAGATCAGCAGCCGGATGCTCTGCGCTGGCTTCCCGCAGGGGGGCGTCGACAGCTGTTCG GGAGATGCGGGGGGGCCCTTGGCCTGCAGAGAGCCGTCTGGCCGCTGGTTCCTGGCAGGCGTCACCAGCTGGGGCTACGGCTGCGCCCGGCCTTCCTTCCCCGGGGTCTATGCCAAGGTGACAGCAGTCCGGGGCTGGATTGCGCAGAACCTCAAAGCGTAA